One Mesorhizobium sp. L-2-11 genomic region harbors:
- a CDS encoding DUF2244 domain-containing protein gives MSDTNASFQADEPIFQALLIPHRSLGKTGFAILMGALLIGSLVTGAFFLSRGAWPVFGFLGLDVIAVYIAFRANYRAARAREEVSVSRTSLDIRKTAPSGKSEAHRFNPFWARFSVARHAEIGITRMAVEAQGQNVPIGGFLNPNDRESFASAFSRALATAKAR, from the coding sequence ATGAGCGACACAAACGCCTCATTTCAGGCCGACGAGCCAATCTTCCAGGCGTTGCTGATACCGCATCGGTCGCTGGGCAAAACCGGCTTTGCCATCCTGATGGGCGCCCTGCTGATCGGCTCGTTGGTCACCGGAGCGTTTTTCCTGTCGCGCGGCGCCTGGCCGGTGTTCGGCTTCCTGGGTCTCGACGTCATCGCCGTCTACATCGCCTTTCGCGCCAATTATCGTGCCGCCCGCGCCCGTGAGGAAGTGTCGGTCTCGCGCACCAGCCTCGACATCCGCAAGACCGCGCCATCAGGCAAATCGGAAGCACATCGCTTCAATCCGTTCTGGGCGCGTTTTTCGGTCGCCCGCCACGCCGAAATCGGCATCACCAGGATGGCGGTGGAAGCACAAGGCCAGAATGTCCCGATCGGCGGCTTCCTCAATCCCAACGACCGCGAGAGCTTTGCGTCAGCCTTTTCGCGCGCCCTGGCGACGGCGAAAGCGCGCTGA
- a CDS encoding methylated-DNA--[protein]-cysteine S-methyltransferase, with protein MNAQTAILKQDITPEGGDYEVVRRAIEKISLDYRDQPSLEILAAEVGETPTGLQKLFTRWAGLSPKAFLQAVTLDHARKLLDSGMPLLEASFEVGMSGPGRLHDLFVTHEAMSPGDYKTRGAGLTIRYGYHISPFGIALIMVTDRGLAGLAFSDAGDERTAFADMSGRWPNATYIEDMAATAPYAARIFDPALWRADQPLRVVLIGTDFQVRVWEALLRIPMGKACTYSSIAAGIGAPSASRAVGAAVGANPMSFVVPCHRALGKSGALTGYHWGLTRKRAILGWEAGQVGS; from the coding sequence ATGAACGCACAGACAGCTATTCTGAAGCAAGACATCACACCAGAAGGCGGTGACTACGAAGTTGTTCGGCGCGCGATCGAGAAGATCAGCCTTGACTATCGTGACCAGCCGTCGCTCGAAATACTGGCCGCGGAAGTCGGCGAGACGCCTACCGGGCTGCAGAAGCTCTTCACCCGTTGGGCCGGCCTGTCGCCCAAAGCGTTTTTGCAGGCGGTCACGCTCGACCACGCGCGCAAACTGCTCGATTCCGGCATGCCGCTGCTCGAGGCTTCTTTCGAGGTCGGCATGTCAGGCCCCGGCCGCTTGCACGACCTTTTCGTCACCCACGAAGCGATGTCGCCGGGCGACTACAAGACGCGCGGCGCCGGGCTGACGATCCGCTACGGCTATCATATCTCGCCTTTCGGCATCGCCCTGATCATGGTCACAGACCGCGGCCTTGCCGGCCTCGCCTTCAGCGATGCCGGCGACGAGCGCACGGCATTCGCCGACATGTCCGGCCGCTGGCCGAACGCAACCTATATCGAGGACATGGCCGCGACGGCGCCCTATGCGGCGCGCATCTTCGATCCGGCGCTGTGGCGCGCCGACCAGCCGCTGCGCGTCGTTTTGATCGGCACCGACTTCCAGGTCCGCGTCTGGGAGGCCCTGCTGCGCATCCCGATGGGCAAGGCCTGCACGTATTCCTCCATCGCCGCCGGCATCGGCGCACCGAGCGCCAGCCGGGCGGTGGGTGCCGCTGTCGGCGCCAATCCGATGTCCTTCGTAGTGCCGTGCCACCGGGCGCTCGGCAAGTCCGGCGCGCTCACCGGCTACCACTGGGGCCTGACCCGCAAACGCGCCATCCTTGGCTGGGAAGCGGGACAGGTCGGCTCTTGA
- a CDS encoding DUF2214 family protein: MDTTDLLLAIFHHLLVFSLAGIIGAEFVLIRGDLPATTLRRLVGIDRHYGIIAMLIIVVGIGRVIYGLKGWEFYVYNWVFWAKMAAFVTVGLLSIIPTVRFASWSRQAPANPGFQVPAAQLASVRTYVRAEAVIFLLIPVFAAAMARGYGY, from the coding sequence ATGGATACCACGGATCTTCTGCTTGCTATCTTTCATCATCTGCTGGTGTTTTCACTGGCCGGCATCATCGGCGCCGAATTTGTCCTGATCCGCGGCGATCTGCCCGCCACGACGCTTCGGCGGCTTGTCGGCATCGATCGCCATTACGGCATCATCGCCATGCTGATCATCGTCGTCGGCATCGGACGCGTCATCTACGGCCTGAAGGGTTGGGAATTCTATGTCTACAACTGGGTGTTCTGGGCAAAGATGGCGGCCTTCGTCACCGTCGGCCTGCTGTCGATCATCCCGACGGTCCGCTTTGCGTCCTGGAGCAGGCAGGCCCCGGCCAACCCCGGCTTTCAGGTGCCGGCAGCGCAACTTGCATCCGTTCGAACTTATGTCCGCGCCGAAGCCGTGATCTTCCTGCTGATCCCGGTCTTCGCCGCGGCGATGGCGCGCGGCTACGGCTACTGA
- the nth gene encoding endonuclease III, which translates to MTSPKSKNPSTPKNELLPGRRDGSNAKPRARPVRSHSLYSPAEVHEIFRRFSVQRPEPKGELEHVNAFTLLVAVVLSAQATDVGVNKATRALFKVADTPQKMLALGEAKVGDYIRTVGLWRNKAKNVIALSEALIRDHGGEVPDDRDQLVKLPGVGRKTANVVLNMAFGQHTMAVDTHIFRIGNRLRLAPGKTPEQVEQGLLRIIPEEYMRHAHHWLILHGRYVCKARKPDCPICVIADICKAEEKTNDIPAPLVEIAPLEPLSEIQ; encoded by the coding sequence ATGACGAGCCCCAAGTCCAAAAATCCCTCTACACCCAAAAATGAACTGCTCCCCGGCCGACGCGACGGATCGAACGCCAAACCGCGTGCCCGGCCGGTACGGTCCCATTCGCTTTACAGTCCGGCCGAAGTGCACGAGATTTTCCGACGCTTCTCCGTTCAGCGGCCCGAACCGAAGGGTGAGCTCGAACACGTCAACGCCTTCACGCTGCTGGTGGCGGTGGTGCTTTCGGCACAGGCGACCGATGTCGGCGTCAACAAGGCAACGCGGGCGCTGTTCAAGGTCGCCGACACGCCGCAAAAGATGCTGGCTCTCGGCGAAGCCAAGGTCGGCGACTATATCCGGACCGTTGGGCTCTGGCGCAACAAGGCCAAGAACGTCATCGCGCTGTCGGAGGCGCTGATCCGCGACCATGGCGGCGAAGTGCCCGACGATCGCGACCAACTGGTCAAGCTGCCGGGCGTCGGGCGCAAGACCGCCAATGTCGTGCTCAACATGGCCTTCGGCCAGCACACGATGGCGGTCGACACACATATCTTTCGCATCGGTAACCGGCTGCGGCTGGCGCCCGGCAAGACGCCGGAACAGGTCGAGCAGGGGCTGTTGAGGATAATTCCGGAGGAATATATGCGCCATGCCCATCACTGGCTGATCCTGCATGGTCGCTATGTCTGCAAGGCGCGCAAACCGGATTGCCCGATCTGTGTCATCGCCGACATCTGCAAGGCCGAGGAGAAGACCAATGATATTCCGGCGCCGCTGGTCGAAATTGCGCCGCTCGAACCGTTAAGCGAAATTCAGTAG
- a CDS encoding tripartite tricarboxylate transporter permease: protein METLSNLAHGFSVAFTPVNLMWCLLGTTLGTAIGVLPGLGPALTIALLLPITYQVAPEASFILFAGIYYGAMYGGSTTSILLNTPGESATIVTALEGNRMARSGRGGAALATSAIGSFVAGTLGTLGVAFLAPVVVKFALSFGPAEYFSLMVLAFITVSAVLGSSSVRGLTSLFVGFVIGMIGVDLQTGQPRFTFGMSQLLDGVDVIVVAVGLFAVGETFYMASRRYAGKDEIVPLRGSLYMTAAEWARSSKAWFRGALLGFPIGALPAGGAEIPTFLSYAVEKKLSKHKEEFGTVGAIEGVAGPEAANNASAAGVLVPMLTLGLPTSATAAIMLSAFQSYGINPGPMLFMTQANLVWGLIASLFIANIILVILNLPLIGLWVRLLKIPAPQLYAGILVFATVGTYGISQSPTDLVILYLLGGAGFLMRRFDFPTAPVIIGMILWPLAETQFRRAMTISNGDWSVFYKQPLSLTLLTLAFIGLIGPHIYAYIERRRMRGPEHVPGDA, encoded by the coding sequence ATGGAAACGCTCAGCAATCTCGCGCACGGATTTTCGGTCGCCTTTACGCCGGTCAATCTCATGTGGTGCCTGCTCGGCACGACACTGGGGACAGCGATCGGCGTGCTGCCCGGCCTCGGACCGGCGCTGACCATCGCGCTGCTTTTGCCGATCACCTATCAGGTGGCGCCGGAAGCGTCCTTTATACTGTTTGCCGGCATCTATTACGGCGCCATGTATGGCGGTTCGACGACATCGATCCTGCTCAACACGCCGGGTGAAAGCGCGACCATCGTCACTGCGCTGGAAGGCAACAGGATGGCCCGTTCCGGCCGCGGCGGCGCTGCACTTGCCACCTCGGCGATCGGCTCCTTCGTCGCCGGTACACTGGGCACGCTGGGTGTCGCCTTCCTGGCCCCGGTCGTGGTCAAATTCGCGCTGTCTTTCGGCCCGGCCGAATATTTCTCGCTGATGGTGCTGGCCTTCATCACGGTTTCGGCGGTGCTCGGCTCGTCGTCGGTGCGTGGCCTGACCAGCCTTTTCGTCGGCTTCGTCATCGGCATGATCGGCGTCGACCTGCAGACCGGGCAACCGCGCTTCACCTTCGGCATGAGCCAATTGCTCGATGGCGTCGACGTGATCGTCGTCGCCGTCGGCCTGTTTGCGGTCGGCGAGACGTTCTACATGGCCTCGCGCCGCTATGCCGGCAAGGACGAGATCGTGCCGCTGAGGGGCTCGCTCTACATGACAGCGGCCGAATGGGCACGCTCGTCGAAGGCTTGGTTTCGCGGCGCTCTGCTCGGCTTCCCGATCGGCGCCCTGCCGGCCGGCGGCGCCGAAATCCCGACCTTCCTGTCCTATGCAGTCGAGAAGAAGCTCTCCAAGCACAAGGAGGAGTTCGGCACGGTCGGCGCCATCGAAGGCGTTGCCGGACCGGAAGCCGCCAACAACGCATCGGCCGCCGGCGTGCTGGTGCCGATGCTGACGCTTGGGCTGCCGACTTCGGCGACGGCCGCGATCATGCTGTCGGCCTTCCAGAGCTATGGCATCAATCCCGGGCCGATGCTGTTCATGACGCAGGCCAATCTGGTCTGGGGGCTGATCGCCAGCCTGTTCATCGCCAACATCATCCTCGTCATCCTCAACCTGCCGCTGATCGGGCTTTGGGTGCGGCTGCTGAAAATCCCGGCGCCGCAGCTCTATGCCGGCATCCTGGTGTTCGCCACGGTCGGCACCTACGGTATTTCTCAGTCGCCGACCGACCTCGTCATCCTCTATCTACTCGGCGGGGCCGGATTCCTGATGCGGCGCTTCGATTTCCCGACGGCGCCGGTCATCATCGGCATGATCCTCTGGCCGCTCGCCGAAACGCAGTTCCGCCGCGCGATGACCATCTCGAACGGCGACTGGTCGGTGTTCTACAAACAACCGCTGTCGCTGACGCTGCTGACGCTGGCGTTCATCGGGTTGATCGGGCCGCATATCTACGCTTACATCGAACGCCGGCGCATGCGTGGACCGGAACACGTACCGGGCGATGCCTGA
- a CDS encoding LysE family translocator: MSLELYATYLVACLVIILVPGPTVTLIIANSIRHGARAGLANVAGTQAGLAIMIAIVGIGLTSLIAGMGHWFEWVRLIGAAYLIWMGVQMFRSKGKLNADGSAKTPRGGFFLQGLLVAISNPKTLVFFGAFFPQFIAPDGNYGLQIGVMGLTAMIFAAVSDSTYALAAGRAGRLLSAGRVKLLSRISGSFLVGGGLWLAFSKAK, from the coding sequence ATGTCGCTGGAACTCTATGCCACCTATCTCGTCGCCTGCCTTGTCATCATCCTGGTACCCGGACCGACGGTCACTCTGATCATCGCCAACAGCATCCGCCATGGCGCTCGCGCCGGCCTCGCCAACGTCGCCGGCACGCAGGCCGGACTGGCGATCATGATCGCCATTGTCGGCATCGGATTGACCTCGCTGATCGCCGGAATGGGCCATTGGTTCGAATGGGTCAGGCTGATCGGTGCCGCCTATCTGATCTGGATGGGTGTGCAGATGTTCCGCTCCAAGGGCAAACTGAACGCCGACGGATCGGCGAAGACACCGCGCGGCGGCTTCTTCCTGCAGGGCCTGCTGGTGGCGATCAGCAATCCCAAGACGCTGGTGTTCTTCGGCGCCTTCTTTCCGCAGTTCATCGCCCCTGACGGCAACTATGGGTTGCAGATCGGCGTGATGGGCCTCACCGCCATGATCTTTGCCGCCGTATCGGATTCGACCTACGCGCTGGCCGCCGGCCGCGCCGGACGCCTGCTTTCGGCCGGCCGCGTCAAGCTGCTGTCCAGAATCAGCGGCAGCTTTCTGGTCGGCGGCGGCCTATGGCTGGCGTTTTCAAAGGCGAAGTGA
- a CDS encoding GNAT family N-acetyltransferase, translated as MINPQALVAPVIETPRTVLRPHQLDDFDAYVAMWADPEITRFIGGKPRTREESWMRFLRHAGLWSLLGYGFWAIEDKASGRFIGEAGFHDLKRDMVPSIEGVPEAGWALVPSAHGKGFASEVVRLALAWGDEAFGRARTVCIIDPENTASLSVAAKCGYSEVLRTTYHDNATILLERQP; from the coding sequence ATGATCAATCCACAGGCGCTTGTCGCTCCCGTCATTGAAACGCCGCGCACCGTGCTGCGGCCGCACCAACTCGACGATTTCGATGCCTATGTCGCCATGTGGGCCGATCCGGAGATCACCCGCTTCATCGGCGGCAAGCCGCGCACGCGCGAGGAAAGCTGGATGCGCTTCCTGCGTCATGCCGGCCTGTGGTCGCTGCTGGGCTACGGCTTCTGGGCGATCGAGGACAAGGCATCCGGCCGCTTCATCGGCGAGGCCGGCTTCCACGATCTGAAGCGCGACATGGTGCCGTCGATCGAAGGCGTTCCGGAAGCCGGTTGGGCGCTGGTCCCGAGCGCACATGGCAAAGGGTTCGCCAGCGAAGTCGTCAGACTGGCTCTCGCCTGGGGCGACGAGGCATTCGGGCGCGCAAGGACCGTCTGCATCATCGATCCGGAAAACACCGCTTCGCTGAGCGTCGCGGCCAAATGCGGCTATAGCGAAGTGTTGCGGACCACCTATCACGACAATGCGACGATTCTGCTGGAACGGCAGCCCTAG
- a CDS encoding IclR family transcriptional regulator has protein sequence MTVTQSKPTSTNGVAALDRAIAILDAFAAADRSLSLAEIAARTGLYKSTILRLANSLLRGQLLERLDDGRYRVGPATFRLGAVYQRSVVAIDILLPIMRDLAERSWESVAFYVRSGDMRTCLYRVESKHPIRYTIREGDVLPLLAGTGGRVLAAFSGQQGEPYETIRKTYHCLSVGDRDPETAGVSAPVFGPGHTLLGALTLSGPSTRVDAAFLQRMKNPLIEAAARATRAFGEDASMLEQAASKAGAAAEGPVLKRQA, from the coding sequence ATAACCGTAACACAATCCAAGCCTACGTCGACCAACGGCGTTGCCGCGCTCGACCGTGCGATCGCCATCCTCGATGCTTTCGCTGCTGCCGACCGCTCGCTCAGCCTGGCTGAGATCGCGGCGCGCACCGGACTCTACAAGAGCACGATCCTGAGGCTGGCGAACTCGTTGCTGCGCGGGCAATTGCTGGAGCGTCTCGACGACGGCCGCTACCGTGTCGGCCCTGCTACCTTTCGGCTGGGCGCGGTATACCAGCGTTCGGTGGTGGCGATCGACATCCTGCTGCCGATCATGCGAGATCTGGCTGAGCGAAGCTGGGAAAGCGTCGCTTTCTATGTCCGTTCGGGCGACATGCGCACCTGTCTTTACCGCGTCGAGTCCAAGCATCCGATCCGCTACACCATCCGGGAAGGCGACGTGCTGCCCCTGCTGGCTGGTACGGGCGGCCGCGTGCTTGCGGCGTTTTCCGGTCAGCAGGGCGAGCCATACGAGACGATCCGCAAAACCTACCATTGTTTGTCGGTCGGCGATCGCGACCCCGAGACGGCGGGCGTCTCGGCACCAGTGTTCGGGCCGGGGCACACCCTGCTCGGTGCGTTGACGCTGTCCGGCCCGAGCACACGCGTCGACGCGGCCTTTCTGCAACGCATGAAAAATCCGCTGATCGAGGCGGCCGCGCGCGCCACCCGCGCTTTCGGCGAAGACGCCTCGATGCTCGAACAGGCTGCCAGCAAAGCCGGTGCCGCAGCGGAAGGCCCGGTGCTGAAGCGGCAAGCCTAG
- a CDS encoding tripartite tricarboxylate transporter TctB family protein produces the protein MSTSDQQAAPPRLAVPELLIGIGLLACAGAVAWQTLSIPVSPLYSKVGPTVFPYITMIGMTILSLLLIVAALRGGWQPEEEKETPTDWKAMGIVAIGLVANLVLIQPLGFTAASVIMFVLICHGFGSRHPLRDVLLGLVLALAAYFGFARALGVNIGAGFIENQLNIGLDSVIHMLRG, from the coding sequence ATGAGCACCAGCGACCAGCAGGCGGCGCCGCCGCGCCTTGCCGTGCCCGAATTGCTGATCGGCATCGGGCTTCTCGCCTGCGCCGGCGCAGTAGCCTGGCAGACGCTGTCGATTCCGGTGTCGCCGCTCTATTCCAAGGTCGGCCCGACCGTCTTCCCTTACATCACCATGATAGGCATGACGATCCTTTCCCTCCTGCTGATCGTCGCCGCCCTGCGGGGCGGTTGGCAGCCGGAAGAAGAAAAGGAAACGCCGACCGACTGGAAGGCGATGGGCATCGTCGCCATCGGACTGGTCGCGAACCTTGTTCTGATCCAGCCGCTTGGCTTCACCGCAGCCTCGGTGATCATGTTCGTTCTCATCTGCCACGGGTTTGGCAGCAGACATCCGCTGCGTGACGTGCTGCTCGGCCTGGTCCTTGCGCTTGCCGCCTATTTCGGCTTCGCCCGGGCGCTCGGCGTCAATATCGGCGCCGGCTTCATCGAGAACCAGCTGAACATCGGTCTCGATTCGGTTATCCATATGTTGAGAGGCTGA
- a CDS encoding nucleoside hydrolase: MPQSRKIIIDTDPGQDDAVAILLALGSAELEIVGMTAVAGNVPLRLTEKNARKICELAGRPDIKVYAGAIRPLARELVTAEEVHGETGLNGPQLPEPTMQLQDQYAVDFIVETLMKEESGTITLCALGPLTNIALALIREPKIAPRIKEIVLMGGGFFEGGNVTPTAEFNIYVDPHAADVVFKSGIPIVMMPLDVTHKALTTAKRTQAFRKLGTRVGTATTEMLEFFERFDEEKYGTDGGPLHDPCVIAYLLKPELFRGRNCNVAVETASELTMGMTVIDWWGVTKRPNNAMVMRDIDHDALFALLLERLGRL; this comes from the coding sequence ATGCCCCAATCCCGCAAGATCATCATCGACACGGATCCCGGCCAGGATGATGCCGTCGCCATATTGCTGGCGCTCGGCAGCGCCGAGCTGGAGATCGTCGGTATGACCGCCGTCGCCGGCAACGTGCCGCTGAGACTCACCGAAAAGAATGCACGCAAGATTTGCGAACTGGCCGGCCGGCCTGACATCAAGGTCTATGCCGGCGCCATCCGGCCGCTGGCGCGCGAACTGGTAACCGCCGAGGAGGTGCATGGCGAGACCGGGCTCAACGGACCGCAATTGCCCGAACCGACAATGCAGCTACAGGACCAGTACGCGGTCGATTTCATCGTCGAGACGCTGATGAAGGAAGAGAGCGGCACAATCACCCTGTGCGCGCTCGGGCCGCTCACCAACATCGCGCTGGCGCTGATCCGCGAGCCGAAGATTGCGCCGCGCATCAAGGAAATCGTGCTGATGGGCGGCGGCTTCTTCGAAGGCGGCAACGTCACCCCGACCGCCGAATTCAACATCTATGTCGACCCGCATGCCGCCGATGTCGTATTCAAATCCGGCATTCCGATCGTCATGATGCCGCTCGACGTCACCCACAAGGCGCTGACCACCGCCAAGCGGACCCAGGCCTTCCGCAAGCTCGGCACCAGGGTCGGCACGGCTACGACGGAGATGCTGGAATTCTTCGAGCGCTTCGATGAGGAGAAATACGGCACCGACGGCGGCCCGCTGCACGACCCTTGCGTTATCGCCTATCTGTTGAAACCCGAGCTGTTCAGGGGCCGCAACTGCAACGTCGCTGTGGAAACCGCCTCGGAGCTCACCATGGGCATGACCGTGATCGACTGGTGGGGCGTGACCAAACGGCCGAACAACGCCATGGTCATGCGCGACATCGACCACGATGCGTTGTTCGCCCTGCTGCTGGAAAGGCTGGGCCGGCTTTAG
- a CDS encoding ribokinase → MIIVVGSINLDLIANVDRLPAPGETVRGSGFATAPGGKGANQALAAARAGARVRMVGAVGKDNFANEALALLRDGKIDLSGVGETFASTGTALIMVADDGENVIAVVPGANDSVVTGDLSKAFMKKGDVVLLQQEIPLQTVDAALDAARAAGAVTVLNTAPFRAEAAAFLAKADYVVANETEFDLYGEALSLSGRDRPARMRDYAGKTSRTVVVTLGGDGVLAATPADLLMVPALNITPVDTVGAGDTFCGYFAAGLSSGLPLDQALTRAAAAGSLACLKPGAQPAIPLAKEVEAALQNPPAR, encoded by the coding sequence TTGATCATCGTTGTCGGCTCGATCAACCTCGACCTTATCGCCAATGTCGACCGCTTGCCGGCACCCGGCGAGACGGTCCGTGGCTCCGGTTTCGCCACCGCACCCGGCGGCAAGGGCGCCAACCAGGCGCTGGCCGCCGCGCGCGCCGGCGCCAGGGTGCGCATGGTCGGCGCGGTCGGCAAGGACAATTTCGCCAACGAAGCGCTGGCGCTGTTGCGGGACGGCAAGATCGACCTGTCCGGTGTCGGTGAAACCTTCGCCTCGACCGGCACGGCATTGATCATGGTCGCCGACGACGGTGAGAACGTCATTGCCGTGGTGCCGGGCGCCAATGATTCGGTCGTCACAGGCGACCTCTCCAAGGCTTTCATGAAGAAGGGCGATGTCGTGCTCCTGCAGCAGGAGATCCCGCTGCAGACTGTTGACGCAGCACTGGACGCGGCACGGGCGGCAGGCGCGGTTACCGTGCTCAACACGGCGCCGTTCCGCGCAGAGGCGGCCGCCTTCCTCGCCAAGGCCGATTATGTCGTCGCCAACGAAACCGAATTCGATCTCTATGGCGAGGCGCTGTCGCTGAGCGGTCGCGATCGCCCGGCGCGGATGCGCGATTACGCCGGGAAGACTAGCCGCACAGTCGTCGTCACGCTCGGCGGTGACGGCGTTCTGGCCGCAACGCCAGCCGATCTTCTGATGGTTCCGGCGTTGAACATCACTCCGGTCGACACGGTCGGCGCCGGCGACACGTTTTGCGGCTATTTCGCCGCCGGATTGTCATCCGGCCTGCCGCTCGACCAGGCGCTCACCCGTGCTGCAGCCGCTGGTTCTCTCGCTTGCCTGAAGCCCGGCGCCCAGCCGGCAATCCCGCTGGCGAAGGAAGTCGAGGCGGCGCTCCAAAATCCGCCAGCCAGGTGA
- a CDS encoding Bug family tripartite tricarboxylate transporter substrate binding protein, which yields MLNRRRFLTSTAAAGVAGFAALHLSPAFAQDAPQIQIFVPAAPGGGWDQTARTMDQVLRSEKLISGSQITNVGGAGGTVGLPQFISQWNGKGNSLMVAGMVMVGAIIANKSANNLTEVTPIARLTGEFEALVVPAASPFKTAADFVAALKADPTKVPVAGGSAGGSDHILFGLIANTVGVPAANLSYVPFAGGGEALSALLGNQVAAGISGYGEFSEQVKAGALRLLAISADKRQEGIDAPTLKEAGIDVELFNWRGVFAPPGVSDADKAAMITLVETMAKSEAWATECKNRNWTQILLTGDDYAKFLAEDTARIAAILKDLGLA from the coding sequence ATGCTGAACAGACGCAGATTTTTAACGAGCACCGCCGCTGCCGGCGTCGCCGGTTTCGCAGCCTTGCATCTCTCGCCCGCTTTCGCGCAGGACGCACCGCAGATCCAGATCTTCGTGCCGGCAGCGCCCGGCGGCGGCTGGGACCAGACGGCGCGCACGATGGACCAGGTGCTGCGCAGTGAGAAGCTGATCTCCGGTTCGCAGATCACCAATGTCGGCGGCGCCGGCGGCACAGTCGGCCTGCCGCAATTCATCAGCCAGTGGAACGGCAAGGGCAACTCGCTGATGGTTGCCGGCATGGTCATGGTAGGCGCCATCATCGCCAACAAATCGGCCAATAATCTCACCGAGGTCACGCCGATCGCCCGCCTCACCGGCGAATTCGAGGCACTGGTGGTGCCGGCGGCCTCGCCGTTCAAGACAGCAGCGGATTTCGTCGCCGCCCTCAAGGCCGATCCGACCAAGGTTCCGGTGGCTGGCGGTTCGGCCGGCGGCTCGGACCACATATTGTTCGGCCTTATCGCCAACACGGTCGGTGTTCCGGCAGCCAACCTCTCCTACGTGCCGTTCGCCGGTGGCGGCGAGGCATTGTCGGCGCTTCTCGGCAACCAGGTCGCGGCCGGCATCTCCGGCTACGGCGAGTTCTCCGAACAGGTCAAGGCAGGCGCGCTTCGGCTGCTCGCCATTTCCGCGGACAAGCGCCAGGAAGGCATCGACGCACCGACGCTGAAGGAAGCCGGCATCGATGTCGAACTGTTCAACTGGCGCGGCGTCTTCGCACCGCCGGGCGTTTCCGATGCCGACAAGGCGGCGATGATCACGTTGGTCGAGACGATGGCCAAAAGCGAAGCCTGGGCCACCGAATGCAAAAACCGCAACTGGACGCAGATCCTGCTCACCGGCGACGACTATGCGAAATTTCTCGCCGAAGACACGGCTCGGATCGCAGCCATCCTCAAGGACCTCGGCCTTGCCTGA
- a CDS encoding Hsp20 family protein has product MSRMTPFSSPLLLGFDAMEKTLERLAKSGDSYPPYNIERLSGADGKAERLRITLAVAGFAENDLDVTTEENQLVVRGRQNDDTEREFLHRGIAARQFQRCFVLADGMRVIAAELKNGLLSIDLDRPESERLVRKINISVKD; this is encoded by the coding sequence ATGAGCCGAATGACGCCTTTTTCCAGCCCGCTTCTCCTGGGTTTCGACGCGATGGAAAAGACCCTGGAGCGTCTGGCGAAGTCGGGTGACAGCTATCCTCCTTACAACATCGAGCGCCTCAGCGGTGCCGACGGCAAGGCCGAAAGGCTGCGTATCACGCTCGCTGTCGCCGGTTTCGCCGAAAACGACCTCGATGTGACCACGGAGGAGAACCAGCTGGTCGTGCGCGGCCGTCAGAACGATGACACCGAGCGTGAATTTCTTCATCGCGGCATTGCCGCGCGCCAGTTCCAGCGCTGTTTCGTGCTGGCCGACGGTATGCGGGTGATCGCGGCGGAGCTGAAGAACGGTCTTTTGTCGATCGACCTCGATCGGCCCGAGTCCGAACGGCTGGTACGGAAAATAAACATATCGGTGAAAGACTGA